Genomic segment of Arachis hypogaea cultivar Tifrunner chromosome 16, arahy.Tifrunner.gnm2.J5K5, whole genome shotgun sequence:
AAGGAAATAAGTCTGTTATGGTTGAAGATGATGGTCCTGTTTGTGCAGACTCAGATTTTGAGGATGATGAAATCATTTTTGGTCCGATTCCTAAGTTTGGATCATCAGTTGCTCCTTATCATGATGTGCAGGATGATGCTTATAATGATTCTGATGGTGAAGACTCCTCCGAACTCTGAGGATGAGTTGGAGGAAGTTGATTCAGATGACGTATTCCCTGCATTTTAGAGAAGAAAGGAGGTTTGGAGAGCTTAGGCTAGAGGTTGGAATGACTTTCACAACAAAAATGGAATTCAAAGAGGCTGTGCGTGAATATTGCATACAAGAGGGTAGAAGGATTTTGTTTAAGAAGAACGATAACGTGAGGATGAGAGCTGTGTGTAAGGATGAGAGCTGTGGCTGGCTTGTGTATGCTTCTAATAATACTGAAAACAATTGCTGGCAGATCAAGACATTCATGGATGACCACACCTGTGCAAGAGAGACCAAAAACAGACTAGCTAATAGGAAGTGGCTAGCCTGCAAATTGGTGAAGAAGCTAAGAAAATATCCGAATCTGAGACACTCCGAGGCTGCACAATATTTAAAGACTAAATGTGATCTGGAACTAAACAAGTCTTCACTGACCAGGGCCTTAGGAGATGCTAGATCTGTTATGTACGGTGATGCAGCTGCCCAATATGGCATGGTGAGGGATTATGGGCTGACACTGCTGAAGAGCAATCCAGGATCAACTGTCATAGTTGGGGTTATACCTCAGCCCAACCCTGATGATGATCCAATTTTTGAGAAGATGTATGTTTGTTTGGAGGGATATAAAAAAGGATTTCTGGCTGGTTGCAGACCCCTCATAGGCTTGGATGGAGCTTTTTTGAAGACCCGGCATGGTGGTCAGATATTGTCTGCTATTGGCCAAGATGCAAACAACCATATATATGTTATTGCCTATGCAATTTTCCCTGTTGAGAACACTAAAAACTGGAGATGGTTCTTGGAATTACTTCATCAAGACCTGGGGGATTATAAGATGAACAAGCTGTGTTTTATCTCAGATATGCAGAAGGTATTCAATATTTATTGGTTGTGACTTAAAATGATGTTTATACACTGGGCTGCTAATTATATATGCTGAATTAATCTATTGTGACTTAAAATGATGTTTATACACTGGTTGTGACTTAATAGTTCTTACTTATAACAAGTCACTGGTTGTTACTTATTAGTTAACTATTGGGTGTGTTTCAACATGATGTTTATACACTGGGTTGCTGTCTATATAAGCTGAATTAATCTATTGTGACTTATTTATACAGTAGTTGTGACTTAATAGTTCTAAGTTATTTAGTGTCAATCTATCTATTGTTACTTATTAGTTACCTATATGATGTTTATACACTGGGCTGCTTTCTATATATGCAGAATTAATCCTGGATTGATTATATGCTGCATAATGTTTTGTCAATCTATTGTTACTTATTTATCCTGTTCTGCATAATATTCTGTAACAGTGCTGTGTAGGGACTAGTTTGATGTCACTTACATAAGTGTAGGGACTAGTTTGATGTCACTTACATAACTATAGGGACTATTTTGATGTCACTTATATAAGTGTAGGACAATTTTGATGCTCGAAAACAACTATCTGACCCTTCTTTGGTATCTAAAATAGGGCCTTATAAATGTAGTTAAGGAGGTTTTTCCATATGTCTATCACAGATTCTGTGTTTGGCGTTTGTGGAAGAACTTCAATAAGCAATGGAAGGATCTCCAGCTTAGAAGGCTACTTTGGGATTGTGCAAGGTGTACTAGCCAAGATGGCATCCTTGATATCATCAAAAAGATTGAAAGGGTTAATAAGGAAGCCTGGGAGTATTTGAACAAGTGGCCTAGAGACTCTTGGAGCCGGGCATTCTTCAGTAATGCACCTAAAATAGATAACATCTGCAACAATGCCTGTGAAGTCTTCAACTCCAAGATCAAAGATGCTAGAGCTAAGCCTATTATCACACTCTTGGAAGAAGTCAGAATGTATGTAATGAGGTCGATAGCTAGAAACAAGGTGAAGCTGAATTCGAACACTGGAGTTCTACCTCCTATACGGCGCagcaggttagaaaagatatagaAGGAATAAAAAAATTGGGTCCCGATGTGGTCTGGTGATGCAGATTATGAGAAGTTCGAAGTACATGGCTGGCCGACCAACATGGTTGTGGACTTGGGAAAGAGGCTCTGCACATGTGATTTTTGGCAATTGAGTGGTAATGTTTTTAAAATTCATTGTTTTAGtcttattatcattatcaacctttgttgtaggcttactgTTGTTGTCTTCGTTGTTGTGTGAATGCTGTTTAGGAATGCCATGTGTGCATGTGTGTGCTGCACTGGCAAGGGCTGGTAAGAGACCGGAGGACTTTTGTCATCAGTGGTTGACCATGGAAGCATATAATAACACATATGCCTTCCATATCAATCCAATTCCATGTCAAGCACTATGGGAAAAGTCACCATATAACAGACCACAAGTACCAAAACTTAGAAACAAGCCCAGACcacttaagaaaaaaaagaagaaaagatgcaGATGAGGAGCCAAGTGGGAGTAAGAAGTTGAAGACCAAGAtgaaaagaatatataaaaaaggTTGATGTCGTTGTTGTGGCGAAGCAGAACACACCAAAAGGAACTGTCCAAAGAGAGCTGCTGCTGAAAAGGCTGCTGCAGTTGCAGAAGCTGCTGCTGCAGAGGCTGCCGCTGCACAACCCACTGCTGCTAATGGTGGTGAAGGTCAGGCCAACTCTGCTGCCCCTGTCCCAGAAGCCCCAATCGAAATCAATCTTGACCAAAGTGAACCACCCTTGGAAGCAACTGATGACTCTCAACAGGTTCACAAACttatatgattttaaatttatCATATTCACATCCTTACCTAGTTTACTAACTATCTCACATGTTTTCGCTGATAGGTTATACCCTTATCTGTTAGGCCACCAAAGCTCCCTCTAAAAAGAAAGTTAGCCAAGCATTGTGAAAAACTGGCTTCAGGAAGTAGCAATTGGTGCAGAATTTCTAATGACAGACTAACcgacaagtacaccgggtcgtaccaagtaatatctcaggtgagtgagggtcgatcccacgaggattgatggatcaagcaataataattgagtgatagacttagtcaggcaaatagaaaGTAATGTTTGGGAGTTTAAAagacattaaataatataaagaatattaaagataggcagataaataagttgggaataaaatatggagaagacagataaggttttagagttatctatttttccggattaacttttcttactaactattttaatcatgtaggatttaatttatggcaaactatatgtgactagaccctaattccttagacctttctggtctcctctaaaattcatcaacagccaattccttgatcaattaattccaattagaggatgatgatcaaattccagtttatatgccacaaaaactctaattacccaaaaataaaaggattacatgtcacgtatcccgttaaatccagataattaaaatttaggagaatatgttttcaagctgttgttcaagtaaagagcttttccaagttatacaagaactcaaatagaaagagggtcatacttccgttccacccaaattcataagataaagagcaaaaacaattcttaaattgtaaatccatacataaattaaaatagaaaaagtaataaaattaatccatacaaatagacagagctcctaaccttaacaatggaggattagttgctcatggttaagagtagaaaactaggattctggtaaactgtAAAATACAGAATGTAAATTCAAATAGAATTCCCCGAGGAAAGAAAAGTttcttccttttatatctaatcctaattaatttaaaatctattatctaaaactaaaataatatcttttcctaaaaataatatttgaatttaaattagaattaattaacaagtcttcagttgatgggtggggaccacttgttttgtccattctacagcttctaatatgtgttttttgggctggaaactgggtcaaaacagcccagaaattgcccccaacgtttttctgcattttctgcacgtggcgcatgtcacgcgtacgcgtcagtcatgcgtactcgtcgatggtcttcttcgtgtgtcacgcgtacgcgtcgctcctcgctgccatttcctttgattcttgtgctgcagaagctccatcaaatccagccgaatgctacctaaaataaacaaaattgcaaacgactcaaagtagcatccatattggctaaaagataattaattctttattaaactcaacaaattagatgcaaatttactaggaaaagataggaaagatgctcacgcatcagcaaTCCACCAGTAACCACCCCACCTGCTGCTACCCCACCAGGAAGTAGTCATATAGcaaggtgtaacaccctaactaccaaagctcacacttccggctgcgcgactctgatagttcggatattacgacgacttttatattatttaatactaaaatatgagcctgtttaaaactttaaatcgcAATACCGCTCctaaaaatactttcgttcgataacgtacatccataaataccatacaacttacaacaactcataaagagtacatccatatatagacataaatttatataaataactttacaagcattagccaatacaattcctatccctcttacagattatatcaagataaaggcgagggtacaataaaccataactaaaacaatacagagcatcacaacaacaattaaataagctcttcgtaacttctgcgcccatatcctgaaaggggaaaaatgtaggggggtgagaacatcatcctcgaaagggttctcagtagagggtttttgggaattactgtaataggatacgtgaggataaaccgtaccagtgattaataaccgtcttatgcctcttttcaaaaacaacggttttcaATAAAAGTGAAGttgaaaatcttttctgaaagaggaaccatccaattctcaaaaacatcaaaagcctttcaaaacgatttatctatgctgaaacaaaatagcctttcatattttattccaaaccagaaacacaaaaaccgaaatcaaccatcggtccatctcaatttaaccacggctctaggcccaaacaatccaaccaacaaccaatcaccacagtccaacagagtcccagttgcaaacacagataggaagatgcaagcacaaacaaacagttattgcaagtagaacagttagcaattaatcacataggcaaaccaagtat
This window contains:
- the LOC112757398 gene encoding uncharacterized protein; the encoded protein is MTYSLHFREERRFGELRLEVGMTFTTKMEFKEAVREYCIQEGRRILFKKNDNVRMRAVCKDESCGWLVYASNNTENNCWQIKTFMDDHTCARETKNRLANRKWLACKLVKKLRKYPNLRHSEAAQYLKTKCDLELNKSSLTRALGDARSVMYGDAAAQYGMVRDYGLTLLKSNPGSTVIVGVIPQPNPDDDPIFEKMYVCLEGYKKGFLAGCRPLIGLDGAFLKTRHGGQILSAIGQDANNHIYVIAYAIFPVENTKNWRWFLELLHQDLGDYKMNKLCFISDMQKGLINVVKEVFPYVYHRFCVWRLWKNFNKQWKDLQLRRLLWDCARCTSQDGILDIIKKIERVNKEAWEYLNKWPRDSWSRAFFSNAPKIDNICNNACEVFNSKIKDARAKPIITLLEEVRMYVMRSIARNKVKLNSNTGVLPPIRRSRLEKI